A section of the Euzebya rosea genome encodes:
- a CDS encoding alpha/beta fold hydrolase gives MKLRTVTHQGWTLSYEEHGAGPRVTVLVHGLLLDAGVNRALARALARAGHRVILVDMLGHGRSDKPRRASAHRMDHYADAVITVLDHLEVDEAVVGGVSLGAGVGLMTGYRYPERVRAMVLEMPVLENATPFAAITFVPLLLAMHWGGPVARLATAAMARLPRTGNETVDSFLGAVSKHPDEIKAVLHGLLMGPMGPDENERQAMRTPALIIGHQSDPLHPHTDAARLARQLPNGTLLKARSPLELRMRPRRLTDEIIRFVDTAWAARPVGADGVTDVG, from the coding sequence ATGAAGCTGCGCACGGTGACCCATCAGGGCTGGACGTTGTCCTACGAGGAGCACGGGGCCGGTCCGCGGGTGACCGTGCTGGTCCACGGGTTGCTGCTCGACGCCGGGGTCAACCGCGCGCTCGCCAGGGCGCTGGCCAGGGCCGGCCACCGCGTGATCCTCGTCGACATGCTGGGCCACGGGCGCAGCGACAAGCCGCGCCGGGCCAGCGCGCATCGCATGGACCACTACGCCGACGCCGTCATCACGGTGCTGGACCACCTCGAGGTCGACGAGGCCGTCGTCGGCGGCGTCTCGCTCGGCGCAGGGGTCGGGCTGATGACCGGCTACCGCTACCCCGAGCGGGTCCGGGCCATGGTGCTGGAGATGCCGGTGCTGGAGAACGCCACGCCGTTCGCCGCGATCACCTTCGTCCCGCTCCTGCTCGCGATGCACTGGGGAGGGCCGGTCGCACGCCTGGCCACCGCGGCGATGGCCCGCCTGCCGCGGACCGGCAACGAAACCGTCGACAGCTTCCTCGGTGCGGTCTCCAAGCATCCCGACGAGATCAAGGCGGTGCTGCACGGCCTGCTCATGGGCCCGATGGGGCCCGACGAGAACGAGCGGCAGGCCATGCGCACCCCGGCGCTGATCATCGGGCACCAGTCCGACCCGCTCCACCCCCACACCGACGCCGCCCGCCTGGCCCGTCAGCTGCCCAACGGCACGCTGCTCAAAGCGCGCAGTCCGCTGGAGCTCCGGATGCGCCCGCGACGGCTGACCGACGAGATCATCCGCTTCGTCGACACCGCCTGGGCCGCCCGCCCCGTGGGAGCGGACGGCGTCACCGACGTCGGCTGA
- a CDS encoding haloalkane dehalogenase, whose amino-acid sequence MELLTTPADRFDDLPDWPYASQRVDVGHGAHMAFVDEGPRDAAPILLLHGEPTWSYLYRHMIPGLLEAGHRVVAPDLIGFGRSDKPADRADHSFAGHVEWMSTFVAEVLDLTGITLFCQDWGGLIGLRVVAEHPERFARLVIGNSGLPTGDQEMPEAFMRWQHFSQTVESFPVSPMIQGATNRELTPAELAAYDAPFPSEAYKEGPRIMPSLVPTSPDNPASAANRRAWEVLMAFERPVLTTFSDNDPITGGGDRVFQKLVPGTKGQDHTTVSGGHFLQEDAGPELAAIITRFVAATS is encoded by the coding sequence ATGGAGCTGCTGACCACGCCCGCCGACCGCTTCGACGACCTCCCCGACTGGCCGTACGCCAGCCAGCGGGTCGACGTGGGCCACGGCGCCCACATGGCCTTCGTCGACGAGGGGCCACGTGACGCCGCCCCGATCCTGCTGCTGCACGGCGAGCCGACGTGGTCCTACCTGTACCGCCACATGATCCCGGGGCTGCTGGAGGCCGGCCATCGGGTCGTCGCGCCCGACCTCATCGGCTTCGGTCGTTCCGACAAGCCGGCGGACCGCGCCGACCACTCCTTCGCCGGACACGTCGAGTGGATGAGCACGTTCGTCGCCGAGGTGCTGGACCTGACCGGCATCACGCTGTTCTGCCAGGACTGGGGAGGGTTGATCGGCCTGCGCGTCGTGGCCGAGCACCCCGAGCGCTTCGCACGCCTGGTGATCGGCAACTCGGGACTGCCGACCGGGGACCAGGAGATGCCCGAGGCGTTCATGCGGTGGCAGCACTTCAGCCAGACCGTGGAGTCCTTCCCCGTCTCCCCGATGATCCAGGGGGCGACCAACCGCGAGCTGACCCCCGCCGAGCTGGCCGCCTACGACGCGCCGTTCCCCTCCGAGGCGTACAAGGAGGGGCCGCGGATCATGCCGTCGCTGGTGCCGACCTCCCCCGACAACCCGGCGAGCGCCGCCAACCGCAGGGCGTGGGAGGTCCTGATGGCCTTCGAGCGTCCGGTCCTGACGACCTTCAGCGACAACGACCCCATCACCGGGGGTGGCGACCGGGTCTTCCAGAAGCTGGTCCCGGGCACGAAGGGGCAGGACCACACGACGGTGTCGGGCGGCCATTTCCTGCAGGAGGACGCCGGTCCGGAGCTGGCGGCGATCATCACCCGGTTCGTGGCCGCGACCAGCTGA
- a CDS encoding phytoene desaturase family protein has protein sequence MPSPPPTALVVGGGHNGLVAACYLARAGVDVTVLEQSDKVGGGSRTDETVPGYRFDTHSAAHNIINMTDIPEELGLAEMGLEYREMDPFAVSVGADGTTIRFWRDVDATLDSIAEVAPADVDGYRRFVDDAMPIVKLAVAGVNAGASARRELAMAGDRILPVFQALRRHGGPFALASTLLMPYGALLRRYLTTDAVMAPIGAFAAHGNASPNDFGTAFSAIWQAVYHRHGQWHAVGGAQALSDALARRLEAWGGTIRTGADVARIVQRDGAVQGVELASGERLAAHVVVTAMDPRMALLDLLDPPLTGRVADDLRVAHAGNAVQMVVHVATDRLPAYPDAQPADWMGLQSYVDDFPSLERAFSAAQDRRLPEDPVPTYAFTPSAMDDTLAPEGHHTVYLACPAAPAEVRGGWDGVAEQFTERMIDTVERRAPGFRDSIQGIAIRTPELMEAELRWPGAHPMVLDLSLDQLVSARPTVALGGHSTPVRGLFVSGAGTAPIGGVAGTPGRAAAKAVLKAHPLRRSR, from the coding sequence GTGCCCTCCCCACCCCCCACCGCCCTCGTCGTCGGCGGCGGCCACAACGGCCTGGTCGCTGCCTGCTACCTGGCCCGCGCCGGTGTCGACGTGACCGTGCTCGAGCAGTCCGACAAGGTCGGGGGTGGCTCGAGGACCGACGAGACCGTCCCCGGCTACCGCTTCGACACCCACTCCGCGGCCCACAACATCATCAACATGACCGACATCCCGGAGGAGCTGGGGTTGGCCGAGATGGGGTTGGAGTACCGCGAGATGGACCCCTTCGCCGTCTCCGTCGGCGCCGACGGGACGACCATCCGCTTCTGGCGCGACGTCGACGCGACGCTGGACTCCATCGCCGAGGTCGCCCCCGCTGACGTCGACGGTTACCGGCGCTTCGTCGACGACGCCATGCCGATCGTGAAGCTGGCCGTCGCCGGGGTGAACGCCGGGGCCTCGGCACGGCGCGAGCTGGCGATGGCCGGTGACCGCATCCTCCCCGTGTTCCAGGCGCTGCGGCGACACGGCGGGCCGTTCGCGCTCGCCTCGACGCTGCTGATGCCCTACGGCGCCCTGCTTCGCCGCTACCTGACCACCGACGCGGTCATGGCGCCGATCGGCGCCTTCGCCGCCCACGGCAACGCCAGCCCCAACGACTTCGGCACCGCCTTCTCCGCCATCTGGCAAGCCGTCTACCACCGGCACGGCCAGTGGCATGCCGTCGGTGGGGCACAGGCGTTGTCCGACGCGCTCGCACGCCGGCTCGAGGCGTGGGGCGGAACGATCCGCACCGGCGCGGACGTCGCGAGGATCGTGCAGCGCGACGGGGCGGTGCAGGGGGTGGAGCTGGCGTCGGGGGAGCGGCTGGCCGCCCATGTCGTCGTGACGGCCATGGACCCTCGGATGGCGCTGCTCGACCTGCTCGACCCACCCTTGACCGGCAGGGTCGCCGACGACCTGCGGGTCGCCCATGCCGGCAACGCCGTGCAGATGGTCGTGCACGTCGCGACCGACCGGCTGCCGGCGTATCCCGACGCCCAGCCGGCGGACTGGATGGGGCTGCAGTCCTACGTCGACGACTTCCCCTCCCTCGAGCGGGCGTTCAGCGCGGCGCAGGACCGACGGTTGCCCGAGGACCCCGTGCCGACCTATGCGTTCACCCCGAGCGCGATGGACGACACGCTGGCCCCGGAGGGTCATCACACCGTCTACCTGGCCTGTCCGGCCGCCCCGGCGGAGGTCCGTGGTGGCTGGGACGGCGTGGCCGAGCAGTTCACCGAGCGCATGATCGACACGGTCGAGCGACGGGCACCCGGGTTCCGCGACTCGATCCAGGGGATCGCCATCCGAACACCCGAGCTGATGGAGGCCGAGCTGCGCTGGCCCGGGGCGCACCCCATGGTGCTCGACCTGTCGCTCGACCAGCTGGTCAGCGCCCGCCCGACCGTGGCGCTCGGCGGCCACTCGACCCCGGTCCGCGGGCTGTTCGTCTCGGGCGCCGGGACGGCCCCGATCGGGGGCGTTGCCGGCACGCCGGGCCGGGCGGCGGCCAAGGCGGTGCTGAAGGCCCACCCCTTGCGACGCTCGCGCTAA
- a CDS encoding Ada metal-binding domain-containing protein, whose product MTTTGPTATDFDSCYAAVASRDRRFDGRFITGVLTTGIFCRPSCPARTPKRENVRFFPSAAAAQDAGLRACRRCRPELAPDRPEVDPQADVAARALRMIEDGAGEGGVPALAARLHVSPRHLQRITTATFGAGPAALITMRRVRLARMLVDQTDLPLTRVAFAAGFGSVRQFNDAFRRTFHASPTDVRRGRPAAPAAVRVTLAVRQPFAPDPTLEWVALHDIPGRTGLVDGAIRHVTDEQVVTLRPTAVDVVVEVVAADGHDPDLGRAVALARQVFDLDADVDAIDRALGDDALLGPLVARRPGLRIPGAADPWEGPVRTVLGQQVSAAAATTMMGRLAALSERPGIPSPGVVRDLPLEAAIGLTRQRAGAVRALAAAVDNGLDLAPGADPDTVRAALLALPGIGRWTASSIGLLTLRNPDAWPEGDLALRRAVEGLTATTVTARELDRMAERWRPWRGYAAMHLWTHYLSDTVTEEIQ is encoded by the coding sequence ATGACCACGACCGGGCCGACCGCCACCGACTTCGACAGCTGTTACGCGGCCGTCGCCTCGCGGGACCGGCGCTTCGACGGTCGGTTCATCACCGGGGTGCTGACCACCGGCATCTTCTGCCGTCCCTCCTGCCCGGCCCGAACACCCAAGCGCGAGAACGTGCGCTTCTTCCCCTCTGCCGCCGCAGCCCAGGACGCCGGACTGCGCGCCTGCCGTCGGTGCCGCCCCGAGCTGGCCCCCGACCGACCCGAGGTCGACCCGCAGGCGGACGTGGCTGCGCGGGCGCTGCGGATGATCGAGGACGGGGCCGGCGAGGGTGGCGTCCCCGCCCTTGCGGCGCGGTTGCACGTCAGCCCCCGGCACCTCCAGCGGATCACGACGGCCACCTTCGGGGCGGGGCCGGCGGCGTTGATCACCATGCGGCGGGTCCGGCTGGCGCGGATGCTGGTCGACCAGACCGACCTCCCGCTGACCCGGGTGGCGTTCGCCGCCGGGTTCGGCAGCGTCCGGCAGTTCAACGACGCGTTCCGACGGACCTTCCACGCCTCCCCCACCGACGTGCGTCGGGGACGCCCCGCGGCCCCCGCGGCGGTCAGGGTGACGCTGGCGGTCCGCCAGCCGTTCGCGCCGGACCCCACGCTCGAGTGGGTGGCGCTGCACGACATCCCCGGCCGGACCGGCCTCGTCGACGGGGCCATCCGGCACGTCACCGACGAACAGGTTGTCACCCTGCGCCCGACGGCCGTGGACGTGGTGGTGGAGGTGGTGGCTGCGGACGGCCACGACCCCGACCTGGGACGCGCCGTGGCGCTGGCCCGCCAGGTGTTCGACCTCGACGCCGACGTCGACGCCATCGACCGGGCCCTCGGCGACGACGCGCTCCTGGGACCGCTCGTCGCCCGTCGGCCCGGCCTTCGCATCCCCGGGGCCGCCGATCCGTGGGAGGGGCCGGTCCGCACGGTGCTCGGCCAGCAGGTCTCCGCCGCCGCCGCGACGACGATGATGGGGCGTCTGGCCGCCCTGTCGGAGCGGCCCGGCATCCCCTCCCCCGGAGTGGTCCGCGACCTGCCGCTGGAGGCCGCCATCGGCCTGACCCGGCAGCGTGCGGGTGCGGTACGGGCCCTGGCCGCGGCGGTCGACAACGGGTTGGACCTGGCCCCGGGTGCCGACCCGGACACCGTCCGGGCCGCCCTGCTGGCCCTCCCGGGGATCGGCCGGTGGACGGCGTCGAGCATCGGCCTGCTGACCCTCCGCAACCCCGACGCGTGGCCGGAGGGCGACCTCGCGCTGCGCCGGGCCGTGGAGGGCCTGACCGCCACCACCGTCACGGCCCGCGAGCTGGACCGGATGGCCGAGCGCTGGCGGCCGTGGCGTGGCTACGCCGCGATGCACCTGTGGACCCACTACCTGTCCGACACCGTCACCGAGGAGATCCAGTGA
- a CDS encoding maleylpyruvate isomerase family mycothiol-dependent enzyme has product MSASPPTVLRQRAALCDMLDALSDEQWHAETLCEGWDAGDIVAHLLVREREPIPAIGILFPPLSGLLDRRMAARKAQGRERMMAALRGGPPPWMRLPVVRDVQVGEDWIHAADVARGGAATADGPAIAPFDGTEDADVARQLWQAVGRFAPMTLRGVEVSGVVDLTDGTTHRTYRVGGPVARSASGAEPDLTVRGPVGELVLFATGRPRCEVTVEGDEALRESIEGASRSV; this is encoded by the coding sequence ATGAGCGCCTCACCCCCCACCGTCCTGCGCCAGCGTGCCGCCCTGTGCGACATGCTCGACGCGTTGTCCGATGAGCAGTGGCACGCCGAAACGTTGTGCGAGGGGTGGGACGCCGGCGACATCGTCGCCCACCTGCTGGTACGCGAGCGCGAACCCATCCCCGCGATCGGCATCCTCTTCCCTCCGCTGAGCGGGCTGCTCGACCGTCGCATGGCCGCGCGCAAGGCGCAGGGCCGCGAGCGGATGATGGCGGCCCTGCGTGGCGGTCCGCCGCCGTGGATGCGCCTGCCGGTGGTCCGTGACGTGCAGGTCGGCGAGGACTGGATCCATGCCGCCGACGTGGCCCGTGGTGGGGCGGCGACGGCCGACGGACCGGCGATCGCGCCGTTCGACGGCACCGAGGACGCCGACGTCGCCCGGCAGCTGTGGCAGGCCGTCGGCCGCTTCGCCCCGATGACCCTCCGCGGGGTCGAGGTCTCCGGCGTGGTCGACCTGACCGACGGCACCACGCACCGGACCTACCGGGTGGGCGGTCCGGTGGCCCGTTCGGCGAGCGGCGCCGAGCCCGACCTGACGGTCCGCGGACCGGTCGGCGAGCTGGTCCTGTTCGCCACCGGCCGGCCGCGCTGCGAGGTCACCGTCGAGGGTGACGAGGCCCTGCGCGAGTCGATCGAGGGCGCCAGCCGCAGCGTCTAG
- a CDS encoding CGNR zinc finger domain-containing protein — protein sequence MDFASYSEIALDLANVEPYDDPEDDALLDVLRTHFPKMATRLNDADLPPLRELHGRLRRIMETDDVPLAVEQLNILLLANPINPEISGHSHDDGREDQWHLHLSRDNASVSAHAAAVAAMGLTVALLDHGFDRRGTCSHTTCRDVYIDGSPGGTRRYCSDACQNRANVAAWRARKRAEAAEAQQPAT from the coding sequence TTGGATTTTGCCTCTTACTCCGAGATCGCCCTCGACCTCGCGAACGTCGAGCCCTACGACGACCCCGAGGACGACGCCCTCCTCGACGTCCTCCGGACACACTTCCCGAAGATGGCGACGCGGCTCAACGACGCCGACCTCCCGCCGCTTCGCGAGCTGCACGGCCGGCTTCGCAGGATCATGGAGACCGACGACGTCCCGCTGGCCGTGGAGCAGCTCAACATCCTGCTGCTGGCCAACCCGATCAACCCCGAGATCTCCGGGCACAGCCACGACGACGGGCGGGAGGACCAGTGGCACCTCCACCTGTCCCGCGACAACGCGTCGGTGTCGGCGCACGCCGCGGCGGTCGCCGCCATGGGGCTCACGGTGGCCCTCCTCGACCACGGCTTCGACAGACGGGGCACCTGCTCGCACACCACGTGCCGCGACGTCTACATCGACGGCTCACCCGGTGGGACCCGCCGCTACTGCTCCGACGCGTGCCAGAACCGGGCCAACGTCGCCGCCTGGCGGGCCCGCAAGCGTGCCGAGGCCGCGGAGGCCCAGCAGCCCGCGACATGA
- a CDS encoding methylated-DNA--[protein]-cysteine S-methyltransferase: MSTTLHHLSIPTPTTPLTVLLDGDTVVASGFGMPEQLLARMDDHATRAPAPTDHPVGTALRAWLAGDGAALDAVDVRQPGTSFQQEVWAALRAIPAGRTRTYGEVAAAVGRPGASRAVGSACARNRLAPFVPCHRVLPATGATGAYAWGADVKRWLLDTEAALST; encoded by the coding sequence GTGAGCACGACCCTGCACCACCTCAGCATCCCCACACCGACCACTCCGCTGACGGTCCTGCTCGACGGTGACACCGTCGTCGCGTCGGGCTTCGGCATGCCCGAGCAGCTGCTGGCGCGGATGGACGACCATGCGACGCGTGCCCCTGCGCCGACCGATCATCCGGTCGGCACGGCCCTGCGTGCGTGGCTGGCCGGGGACGGGGCCGCGCTGGACGCCGTCGACGTCCGCCAGCCCGGCACCAGCTTCCAGCAGGAGGTGTGGGCGGCGCTGCGTGCGATCCCGGCAGGACGGACGCGGACCTACGGCGAGGTTGCCGCTGCCGTGGGACGACCCGGCGCCTCCCGAGCCGTGGGATCGGCGTGCGCCCGCAACCGCCTCGCCCCGTTCGTCCCCTGCCACCGCGTGCTCCCGGCAACGGGCGCCACAGGCGCCTACGCCTGGGGTGCCGACGTCAAGCGCTGGCTGCTGGACACCGAAGCAGCCCTGTCGACCTGA
- the lon gene encoding endopeptidase La — MVDQLESTERAQLTVPLLPLPGGVVVPGMVVTIAVESDEAKAAIAAAADADDRLVLVPKVGDRYATVGTLAHIDSHDRLRGGRKGILVRGLSRAVIGTGATGPGEATWVTVDPVLDDVDPDDVADLTRDYRAIITGILEHRGAGRTLSTAIEEITDPGQLADTAVYSPDVDLAQKVEVLETLDVTERLEKVTAWAREVLAELDVRSKIRADVGESMEKRQREYILREQLKAIRTELREMGAGPAEDDDGQDYRTRVADAALPDDVRTFVTKEIDRLERTSEQSPEQSWIRTWLDRILELPWGERSDDNLDLDRARDILDADHTGLDEVKDRLVEQLAVRKLRIERGLDGPQDAVTPASPLADWPADAAPHADPRTDAVEDTTTVEDSAGGTTEDPAATPADDPAQDAPPRGRRGSGAILALVGPPGVGKTSLGESVARALGRRFVRVALGGVRDEAEIRGHRRTYVGAQPGRIARAMTEAGTMNPVVLLDEIDKVGGDYRGDPSAALLEVLDPAQNHTFRDHYLEVDLDLSDVLFIATANVLETIPGPLLDRLEVVTLDGYTDAEKVAIARDHLLTRQLTNAGLSVDEVEISDAVLRHVVEGWTREAGVRQLERQLAKLTRKAAVRIAAGDTAPIVVDDPSALLGRQKVFREDATDRVDVPGVATGLAVTGVGGDVLFVETARLDDDGGKGSLHLTGQLGDVMQESASIALSFLRSHAEELQLDATALGGRFHVHFPAGAIPKDGPSAGVTMTTALASLVTGRKVRAGVGMTGEVTLQGKVLPIGGVKQKVLAAHRSGLDTVLLPKRNEADIDDVPESVRDAMTIHFVEDVRDVLALALESAG; from the coding sequence ATGGTTGATCAGCTGGAGAGCACCGAGCGTGCACAGCTCACCGTTCCACTGCTGCCCCTGCCGGGTGGAGTGGTGGTCCCGGGCATGGTCGTGACGATCGCGGTGGAGTCCGACGAGGCCAAGGCCGCCATCGCCGCCGCCGCCGACGCAGACGACCGCCTGGTCCTGGTCCCCAAGGTCGGCGACCGCTACGCCACCGTCGGCACCCTCGCCCACATCGACAGCCACGACCGCCTCCGTGGCGGCCGCAAGGGCATCCTCGTCCGCGGCCTCTCGCGTGCCGTCATCGGCACCGGGGCGACCGGTCCGGGCGAGGCCACCTGGGTCACCGTCGACCCGGTCCTCGACGACGTCGACCCCGATGACGTCGCCGACCTGACGCGCGACTACCGCGCGATCATCACCGGCATCCTCGAGCACCGCGGCGCCGGACGCACGCTGTCGACCGCCATCGAGGAGATCACCGACCCGGGGCAGCTGGCCGACACGGCCGTGTACTCCCCCGACGTCGACCTCGCCCAGAAGGTGGAGGTGCTGGAGACCCTCGACGTGACCGAACGGCTGGAGAAGGTCACCGCCTGGGCCCGTGAGGTCCTGGCAGAGCTCGACGTGCGCTCCAAGATCCGCGCCGACGTCGGCGAGTCCATGGAGAAGCGCCAGCGGGAGTACATCCTCCGCGAGCAGCTCAAGGCCATCCGGACCGAGCTGCGCGAGATGGGTGCCGGCCCAGCCGAGGACGACGACGGGCAGGACTACCGCACCCGGGTCGCCGACGCCGCGCTGCCCGATGACGTGCGCACGTTCGTCACCAAGGAGATCGACCGGCTCGAGCGGACCAGCGAGCAGTCCCCTGAGCAGTCGTGGATCCGCACGTGGCTGGACCGCATCCTCGAGCTGCCGTGGGGCGAGCGGTCCGACGACAACCTCGACCTCGACCGGGCCCGCGACATCCTCGACGCCGATCACACGGGCCTGGACGAGGTGAAGGACCGCCTCGTCGAGCAGCTGGCCGTCCGCAAGCTGCGCATCGAGCGCGGACTCGACGGCCCACAGGACGCGGTGACCCCGGCGTCCCCGCTGGCCGACTGGCCCGCGGACGCGGCCCCCCACGCCGACCCACGCACCGACGCCGTGGAGGACACCACCACCGTCGAGGACTCCGCTGGGGGCACGACCGAGGACCCGGCCGCGACGCCCGCTGACGATCCTGCGCAGGACGCACCGCCCCGCGGGCGACGTGGCAGCGGTGCGATCCTGGCGCTGGTCGGTCCTCCCGGCGTGGGCAAGACCTCGCTCGGCGAGTCCGTCGCCCGAGCGCTCGGCCGCCGGTTCGTCCGTGTCGCCCTCGGCGGGGTGCGGGACGAAGCGGAGATCCGCGGGCACCGTCGGACCTACGTCGGTGCCCAGCCCGGACGGATCGCCAGGGCGATGACCGAAGCGGGGACGATGAACCCCGTCGTCCTGCTCGACGAGATCGACAAGGTCGGCGGTGACTACCGGGGCGACCCCTCGGCGGCGCTGCTGGAGGTCCTGGACCCCGCCCAGAACCACACCTTCCGCGACCACTACCTGGAGGTCGACCTCGACCTGTCCGACGTCCTGTTCATCGCCACCGCCAACGTGCTGGAGACCATCCCGGGGCCCCTGCTCGACCGGCTCGAGGTCGTCACCCTGGACGGCTACACCGACGCGGAGAAGGTGGCCATCGCACGGGACCACCTGCTGACCCGCCAGCTGACCAACGCCGGACTGTCGGTCGACGAGGTGGAGATCAGCGACGCGGTCCTGCGCCATGTGGTGGAGGGCTGGACGCGCGAGGCCGGCGTCCGCCAGCTGGAACGACAGCTGGCCAAGCTGACCCGGAAGGCCGCCGTCCGCATCGCGGCGGGTGACACCGCACCCATCGTGGTGGACGATCCGTCCGCGCTGCTCGGCCGGCAGAAGGTGTTCCGCGAGGACGCCACCGACCGCGTTGACGTCCCGGGTGTCGCCACCGGCCTGGCCGTGACGGGCGTCGGCGGTGACGTGCTGTTCGTCGAGACGGCCCGGCTGGACGACGACGGCGGCAAGGGCAGCCTGCACCTGACCGGCCAGCTCGGCGACGTCATGCAGGAGTCGGCGTCCATCGCCCTGTCCTTCCTCCGGTCCCACGCAGAGGAGCTCCAGCTGGACGCCACCGCACTCGGCGGTCGGTTCCACGTGCACTTCCCGGCGGGCGCCATCCCCAAGGACGGCCCCTCCGCAGGCGTGACGATGACCACGGCGCTCGCGTCGCTGGTCACCGGCCGCAAGGTGCGCGCGGGCGTCGGCATGACCGGCGAGGTGACACTCCAGGGCAAGGTCCTGCCGATCGGCGGGGTCAAGCAGAAGGTGCTGGCCGCACACCGTTCGGGGCTGGACACCGTCCTGCTGCCCAAGCGGAACGAGGCCGACATCGACGACGTCCCCGAGTCGGTGCGCGACGCCATGACGATCCACTTCGTCGAGGACGTCCGCGACGTCCTGGCCCTCGCCCTCGAGTCGGCGGGGTAA